The proteins below come from a single Conger conger chromosome 10, fConCon1.1, whole genome shotgun sequence genomic window:
- the LOC133139100 gene encoding calcium/calmodulin-dependent protein kinase II inhibitor 2-like translates to MSEVLPYNEEKITHYGDDGDVGQISLTCGLQDSSNFFGGSQNKRPPKLGQIGRSKRVVIEDDSIDDALENAAEKTPTGV, encoded by the exons ATGTCGGAAGTGTTGCCTTACAACGAGGAGAAAATTACCCACTATGGCGATGACGGGGACGTGGGACAAATCTCCCTCACCTGTGGTCTACAGGATTCCAGTAACTTCTTTGGTGGTTCACAGAATAAAAGACCTCCAAAACTCGGCCAGATTGGGAGAAGTAAAAGAG TTGTGATTGAAGATGATAGCATCGATGATGCGCTGGAGAACGCAGCGGAGAAAACACCCACAGGTGTCTAG